A stretch of the Porifericola rhodea genome encodes the following:
- a CDS encoding polysaccharide deacetylase family protein produces the protein MNFFKTPPLLKFFYPDLIWDQKQEGGKQIYLTFDDGPIPKITPYVLDVLAEYQAKATFFCVGDNIERHPEVYQQVLDAGHRTGNHTFNHLNGWKTDNEHYLQNIMYCRQSQERYTNDIGKPLFRPPYGKITRSQIKILKNEYHIVMWDILSGDYNPRFAAEKCLNKCIRHTVPGTIIIFHDSRKAAKNLKFVLPRYLDHFAQAGFQFSAL, from the coding sequence ATGAATTTCTTTAAAACACCGCCTCTGCTTAAATTCTTCTACCCTGACTTAATCTGGGACCAAAAGCAGGAAGGAGGCAAACAGATCTATCTCACTTTTGATGATGGCCCCATCCCCAAAATCACTCCTTATGTGCTTGATGTGTTAGCTGAATACCAGGCCAAAGCTACCTTTTTCTGCGTAGGCGATAATATTGAGCGCCACCCAGAGGTTTACCAGCAGGTTTTGGATGCTGGCCATCGTACCGGCAACCATACATTTAATCATTTAAATGGGTGGAAAACTGATAATGAGCATTACCTGCAAAACATTATGTACTGCCGCCAAAGTCAGGAGCGGTATACAAATGATATAGGCAAACCTCTTTTTCGTCCACCTTATGGCAAAATCACACGCTCTCAAATCAAAATTCTCAAAAATGAGTACCATATAGTTATGTGGGATATTTTGTCGGGAGACTATAACCCACGCTTTGCAGCCGAAAAGTGCCTGAACAAATGTATTCGCCATACTGTACCCGGCACCATTATTATTTTTCATGATAGCCGCAAAGCTGCAAAAAACTTAAAGTTTGTGCTTCCCCGTTATTTGGATCACTTTGCTCAGGCAGGCTTTCAATTTAGCGCACTCTAA
- a CDS encoding MotA/TolQ/ExbB proton channel family protein, which translates to MKKLFALLLVTGLLTFSDSKLVLAQDQTEADTTEMAEDSTAMEETAEVEAATPAATSEVDEDLVESMEEQSFHQAVKQKFIEGDWKFMSPVLLCLILGLAIAIERIITLNMATTNTKKLLAKVEDALNSGGVEAAKDVTKNTRGPVASIFTQGLMRMSEGIDMVEKSIISYGSVEMGRLEKGLVWISLFIAIAPMLGFMGTVIGMIGAFDAIEAAGDISPSLVAGGIKVALLTTVAGLIVAIILQLFYNYCVSKIDSLVNSMEDASIALVDLLVKHKLTTGGTSARIEK; encoded by the coding sequence ATGAAAAAGTTATTCGCTTTATTATTAGTAACTGGCCTCCTGACCTTCAGTGATTCTAAACTAGTTTTAGCTCAGGATCAAACGGAAGCTGACACGACTGAAATGGCTGAAGATTCTACAGCTATGGAAGAAACTGCGGAAGTAGAAGCTGCTACTCCTGCCGCTACCTCTGAGGTTGATGAGGATTTGGTTGAGAGCATGGAAGAGCAGTCTTTCCACCAGGCAGTAAAGCAGAAGTTTATCGAGGGTGACTGGAAATTTATGTCTCCTGTACTTCTTTGCCTTATCCTGGGTCTTGCTATCGCTATAGAAAGAATTATCACTTTGAACATGGCTACAACTAACACTAAGAAACTGTTAGCTAAAGTAGAAGATGCTCTTAACAGCGGTGGTGTTGAAGCAGCTAAAGACGTAACCAAGAATACTCGCGGTCCAGTAGCTTCTATCTTTACTCAGGGTCTTATGAGAATGTCAGAAGGTATTGATATGGTAGAGAAGTCTATTATCTCTTACGGATCTGTAGAAATGGGACGCCTTGAAAAAGGATTGGTTTGGATATCTCTTTTCATCGCTATTGCTCCTATGCTTGGTTTCATGGGTACAGTAATTGGTATGATCGGTGCATTTGATGCTATTGAAGCAGCTGGTGATATCTCTCCTTCGCTTGTGGCGGGTGGTATTAAGGTTGCACTTTTAACTACAGTTGCTGGTCTTATCGTTGCAATTATCCTTCAATTATTCTACAACTACTGCGTTTCTAAAATTGATAGCTTGGTTAACTCTATGGAGGATGCTTCTATCGCTTTAGTTGACCTTTTAGTTAAGCACAAGCTTACTACTGGTGGAACTAGCGCAAGAATTGAGAAGTAA
- a CDS encoding TatD family hydrolase: MTFIDTHAHIYDEKFKDDIRDTLARCEEAGVEKIYMPNIDHTSIDGMMELEERHPQQCISMMGLHPTSVKKDFEKELYIVEEWLGKRAFAAVGEIGLDYYWDTTFAEQQKEAFRIQIEWAKKYELPIVIHNRDSFEDSINLIEELKDEKLKGIFHCFTGTVDEAQRIKEAGFLVGLGGVSTFKNANMDQVIPEIDMDMVVLETDSPYLAPVPKRGKRNEPSFIPHIAEKIAEYYKVDLKTIAERTTSNALSLFNSF, encoded by the coding sequence ATGACCTTTATAGATACCCACGCTCATATATATGATGAGAAATTTAAAGACGATATACGAGATACTCTGGCACGTTGCGAAGAGGCCGGAGTAGAAAAAATTTATATGCCTAATATAGATCACACTTCTATTGATGGCATGATGGAGTTAGAAGAGAGGCATCCGCAGCAATGTATTTCTATGATGGGCCTTCACCCTACTTCTGTCAAAAAAGATTTTGAGAAAGAGCTATATATAGTAGAAGAGTGGCTGGGCAAAAGAGCATTTGCTGCTGTAGGTGAAATTGGGCTGGACTACTACTGGGATACCACTTTTGCAGAGCAGCAGAAGGAGGCTTTTCGTATACAAATAGAGTGGGCAAAAAAGTACGAGCTACCCATAGTCATTCACAACCGAGACTCTTTTGAAGACTCTATAAATCTGATAGAAGAGTTGAAAGACGAAAAACTTAAAGGCATATTCCATTGCTTTACCGGTACAGTTGACGAAGCACAGCGAATTAAAGAAGCAGGATTTCTCGTAGGTCTGGGAGGAGTATCTACCTTTAAAAACGCAAATATGGACCAGGTAATTCCTGAAATTGATATGGATATGGTTGTATTAGAAACAGACAGCCCTTATCTGGCCCCAGTACCTAAAAGAGGAAAACGAAATGAGCCTTCCTTCATTCCGCATATAGCAGAAAAAATAGCGGAATACTACAAAGTGGATCTTAAAACCATAGCTGAACGTACAACTTCCAACGCTCTTTCGTTATTTAATTCATTTTAA
- a CDS encoding ExbD/TolR family protein, translating to MARKKRNAGEVNAGSMADIAFLLLIFFLVTTTIASDKGLAIRLPPKQDPNEPPPEVKFNERNIFKVLLNSQDAMLVEGEPMDNTDQLKEKVKEFVLNYDRNPELSESPLDAVVSFKTDRGTGYEKFIEVYDELKGAYYEIYAAELGITAELVRNINDAEPSVQDRYDELRKKIPMQISIAEPSKTGGN from the coding sequence ATGGCTAGAAAGAAAAGAAACGCAGGAGAAGTTAATGCCGGCTCTATGGCCGACATTGCCTTCCTTCTGTTAATATTCTTCCTGGTAACTACTACAATTGCGTCGGATAAGGGTCTGGCTATCCGCCTCCCTCCTAAGCAAGATCCTAATGAGCCTCCGCCAGAAGTAAAATTCAATGAGCGGAATATCTTTAAGGTTTTGCTTAACTCTCAGGACGCAATGCTGGTAGAAGGTGAGCCTATGGATAATACTGATCAGCTTAAAGAAAAAGTGAAGGAGTTTGTTCTAAATTATGATAGAAACCCTGAACTATCTGAAAGCCCCCTTGATGCAGTAGTGTCTTTTAAGACTGACCGTGGTACCGGGTATGAGAAGTTCATTGAGGTATATGATGAGCTTAAAGGAGCATATTACGAAATATATGCCGCTGAGCTAGGCATTACTGCAGAGCTGGTTCGTAACATAAACGATGCTGAGCCAAGTGTTCAGGACCGCTACGATGAGTTAAGAAAAAAGATTCCTATGCAGATCTCTATTGCAGAACCTAGTAAAACAGGAGGTAATTAA
- a CDS encoding glycosyltransferase, translated as MNTLIVVVLILTSLTIVADVLLLFFWAFNFRAYSSKASESKVLHYELQAIPKPLLEEVPPVAVLLAVRNEEVLLSSCLEHLLASDYPSFSIWIGNDASEDNTLEVAKDFSKKDPRVKVINITKKVGQAKAKANVIAQLVAAANSSEEAPDLLLVTDADVQVQPYWMRGMVQSWQAKPKTKEIGVVTGITLVDGKSSWGELQRIDWLFALGMVKVASDWGMPIATMGNNMMMYRPAYYASGGYEKLPFSITEDFQILHEITGKGFSFRNVVDSKVIAFTQPMRSWQELLQQRRRWMHGAIRLPLSIVSILFLQALFFPLILFLLFTHPLLGVGMWLSKVALQSIFIMQVERKLKLSKKFRSRLARYLFLYELYAGILTILTIVIYLLPLKTSWKGRQY; from the coding sequence ATGAACACGCTAATCGTTGTAGTTTTAATATTGACTTCTCTTACAATTGTAGCAGACGTATTACTACTCTTTTTCTGGGCTTTTAACTTTCGTGCATATTCGTCAAAAGCATCAGAGAGTAAAGTGCTGCATTATGAGCTACAGGCAATTCCTAAGCCTCTGCTGGAAGAGGTACCGCCCGTTGCAGTTTTATTGGCAGTGCGCAATGAGGAGGTTTTGCTCTCCAGTTGCCTGGAGCACCTTTTAGCATCGGACTACCCAAGTTTTAGTATCTGGATTGGTAATGATGCCTCAGAAGATAATACCTTAGAAGTTGCTAAAGACTTTAGCAAAAAAGACCCCAGAGTTAAGGTAATCAACATTACTAAAAAAGTTGGGCAAGCTAAAGCAAAAGCCAACGTTATCGCACAGCTGGTAGCAGCAGCAAACTCTAGTGAAGAAGCTCCGGACTTACTGCTTGTAACCGACGCGGATGTACAAGTGCAGCCCTACTGGATGAGAGGGATGGTACAAAGCTGGCAGGCTAAGCCTAAGACTAAAGAGATTGGAGTGGTTACAGGCATTACTCTGGTAGATGGCAAAAGTAGCTGGGGGGAGTTACAGCGTATAGACTGGCTGTTTGCGCTGGGTATGGTAAAAGTAGCCAGCGATTGGGGTATGCCTATTGCAACGATGGGCAACAATATGATGATGTATCGCCCCGCCTACTATGCAAGTGGAGGCTATGAAAAGCTCCCATTTTCCATCACAGAAGATTTTCAGATTCTACACGAAATCACTGGAAAAGGCTTCAGTTTTCGTAATGTGGTAGACTCTAAAGTTATAGCTTTTACCCAACCTATGCGTAGCTGGCAAGAACTACTACAGCAACGCCGCCGCTGGATGCATGGCGCTATACGGCTGCCTTTATCCATAGTGAGTATTCTTTTTTTGCAGGCTCTTTTTTTTCCACTGATATTATTTTTACTCTTTACCCATCCGTTACTAGGAGTAGGCATGTGGCTTAGCAAAGTAGCGCTGCAAAGTATATTTATTATGCAGGTAGAAAGAAAATTAAAGCTGAGCAAAAAATTTCGTTCCCGCCTCGCGCGTTATCTTTTTTTGTATGAGCTCTACGCAGGCATATTAACCATACTTACGATAGTCATTTATTTGCTACCCTTAAAAACAAGCTGGAAAGGCCGACAGTATTAG
- a CDS encoding DsrE family protein: MIRPFLFTAFLFFLTFSSYAQQKHNPAVKEFGGIYDIPEADKRPDPQLEYKLVIDLTEGAETSEEVNRALNNIARTLNLHVQGGVPIENMKVAAVVHSAATPLVLSNNAYRKEFGVDNPNDQLIQALTDAGVELYVCGQSLIGRGYAQEPLHPDIKVSFSAMTLLTEYQLKGYALLKFY, from the coding sequence ATGATAAGACCCTTTCTCTTTACTGCCTTTCTCTTTTTCTTAACCTTTAGTAGCTATGCACAGCAGAAGCACAACCCTGCTGTAAAAGAGTTTGGCGGAATCTATGATATACCGGAGGCGGACAAGCGTCCAGATCCTCAATTGGAATACAAGCTTGTTATCGATCTCACAGAGGGAGCCGAAACATCCGAAGAAGTAAATCGTGCACTCAATAATATCGCTCGTACTCTTAATCTGCATGTACAGGGTGGGGTGCCCATAGAAAACATGAAAGTAGCAGCGGTAGTACATAGTGCAGCTACACCATTGGTTTTGTCTAATAACGCTTACCGTAAAGAGTTTGGAGTAGATAATCCTAACGATCAGCTGATTCAGGCATTAACTGATGCAGGAGTAGAGCTGTATGTATGTGGTCAGTCTCTTATTGGGCGTGGCTATGCTCAGGAGCCACTGCACCCAGATATCAAAGTCTCTTTTTCTGCTATGACACTACTCACCGAATACCAACTCAAAGGTTATGCTTTGCTCAAGTTCTATTAA
- a CDS encoding ExbD/TolR family protein has product MSKFKKKTSASQEIPTSALPDIIFMLLFFFMVTTVLRETDLLVLQRIPKAEQLSKLEKKSLVSYIYIGQPKETDRYGSEPKIQVNDVLIEPEGIVQFVNQEKDKLSEAERDQITMAMKVDKEAKMGIVSDVQQELRNANALKVLYTSVPEANVQM; this is encoded by the coding sequence ATGTCAAAGTTTAAGAAGAAAACCTCTGCAAGCCAGGAGATACCAACTTCTGCCCTTCCAGATATTATTTTCATGCTGTTGTTCTTCTTTATGGTAACAACAGTACTTAGAGAGACTGACTTATTGGTGCTTCAGCGTATTCCTAAAGCAGAGCAGCTGAGTAAGCTGGAGAAGAAGTCTTTGGTAAGTTACATCTACATTGGACAGCCTAAGGAAACAGACCGTTATGGTTCTGAGCCTAAAATACAGGTAAACGATGTACTGATAGAGCCTGAAGGCATTGTACAGTTTGTTAACCAAGAAAAGGATAAACTGAGTGAAGCTGAAAGAGACCAGATAACCATGGCCATGAAAGTGGATAAAGAAGCGAAAATGGGTATCGTATCAGATGTACAGCAAGAACTAAGAAACGCTAATGCTCTTAAAGTTCTTTACACTTCTGTTCCAGAAGCTAATGTACAGATGTAA
- a CDS encoding asparaginase, whose translation MESQNYKIVNINTASPSQPKAAVLIIYTGGTLGMSYDERGSLMPFNFSRIVEKVPSIQSFNIHITVISFPELVDSANIRPEHWVDLAYIIHENYRRYDGFVVIHGTDTMAYSASAVSYMLEGLNKPVIFTGAQLPIGSKRSDAHENFITALEIASEYRDGKPVVPEVCIYFGNLLLRGNRSSKRQSIHFDAFESENYPVLAEAGVVIDYNQSAIKPYERDSKLIYHSKLDANVAILKLFPGISRRAVESILQIPDIKGVVLETFGAGNAPTDTFMLDSLSDAIERGVTILNISQCSGGRVIQGRYQTSRSLEDIGVVSGKDMTTEAAVTKMMFLLGKEPKPEDVRRLLPVPICGETY comes from the coding sequence ATGGAAAGTCAAAATTATAAAATTGTAAATATCAATACTGCTTCTCCAAGTCAACCTAAAGCAGCAGTACTTATTATATACACCGGGGGTACGTTAGGCATGTCTTATGATGAGAGAGGCTCCCTGATGCCCTTTAACTTTTCCAGAATCGTAGAGAAGGTACCCTCAATTCAGAGCTTTAATATACACATCACGGTAATCTCATTTCCTGAACTGGTAGACTCTGCCAACATACGTCCTGAGCACTGGGTTGATTTGGCTTATATCATTCATGAAAACTACCGTCGTTACGATGGCTTTGTAGTTATACATGGTACAGATACTATGGCCTATAGTGCCTCGGCAGTAAGTTATATGCTTGAAGGACTCAACAAACCCGTTATTTTTACCGGCGCTCAGCTGCCCATTGGTTCTAAAAGATCGGATGCTCACGAAAACTTTATTACCGCACTGGAAATAGCCAGCGAGTACCGAGATGGTAAGCCCGTAGTGCCAGAAGTATGTATTTATTTTGGAAACCTACTTCTTAGGGGGAACCGAAGCAGTAAGCGACAAAGCATTCATTTTGATGCCTTTGAATCAGAGAACTATCCAGTATTAGCCGAAGCCGGCGTAGTCATTGACTATAACCAATCGGCCATTAAACCATATGAGAGGGATAGCAAACTGATATACCATAGCAAGCTGGATGCTAACGTAGCCATACTAAAGCTGTTCCCAGGTATTAGCCGTAGAGCAGTAGAAAGTATTTTGCAAATTCCTGATATTAAAGGTGTAGTACTGGAGACATTTGGTGCTGGTAATGCACCTACCGACACCTTTATGCTGGACAGTCTCTCAGATGCAATTGAGCGGGGAGTAACCATCCTGAATATATCGCAATGCAGTGGCGGAAGAGTAATACAGGGGCGATACCAAACCAGCAGATCATTAGAAGATATAGGGGTAGTAAGCGGCAAAGATATGACCACCGAAGCTGCGGTTACCAAGATGATGTTTTTGCTGGGCAAAGAACCTAAGCCGGAAGATGTACGACGACTACTCCCTGTTCCTATTTGTGGAGAAACTTACTAA
- a CDS encoding SLC13 family permease, with protein sequence MLSIFWQQIIVLASILLLFVFIYKEWVRPSLGFLVVVLLFVVLGILDPEEMLSGFSNQSIASIVLLILISAALRKNFQVEAVLESIYKLGKRQAVLSYRSFLLRMMVQVAVFSSFINNTPIVALMTPFVFNWGKRNNVSPSKLLIPLSYATIMGGMLTIIGTSTTLVLNGFMMDFGINSLNALDLLLIGGAVCFTGVLLISFIGYRLLPNNTDILESFSKNKREYLVETILDDNSPLQGKTVMEAGLRSLKGVYLVEIIRKGKTLSPVEPSEKIEKNDVLIFAGDTDNIVELLNNERGLALPKPADTRNEDKVNVVEAVVGTNSSLVGRTPKQVEFRKRYDAAIVAIHRNGERLSGKIGDIHLSQGDLLLLYSGKNFKDKADLYRDLFIISQLKEFLRPNRRKVTSFLIVALSAIAMVVFGYFTLFVSLLIIFAIMITLKMISIRDIKNEIDLNMISILVFSLALGQAIIKTGSGDLLAQGILDLTQNLGTIGVLSTLLVITTILTSFITNVGAVSIMFPLAYAVSNNLGIEGMPFYLGIAYAASAAFITPIGYQTNLIVYGPGGYTFRDFMKIGLPVTIVYLLTVLFMIRMIYPDIF encoded by the coding sequence ATGCTTTCTATTTTTTGGCAGCAAATTATTGTACTGGCTAGTATACTCCTGCTATTTGTTTTTATTTATAAAGAATGGGTAAGGCCATCGTTAGGGTTTCTGGTTGTAGTACTCCTGTTTGTCGTACTGGGCATATTGGATCCCGAAGAAATGCTGTCAGGCTTTTCTAATCAGTCTATAGCTAGTATTGTACTATTAATCCTGATTAGTGCCGCTTTAAGAAAAAACTTTCAGGTAGAGGCTGTATTAGAGAGCATCTACAAACTGGGTAAACGGCAGGCCGTATTAAGCTACCGCTCCTTTCTGCTTCGTATGATGGTACAGGTAGCCGTATTTTCATCGTTTATAAACAATACGCCTATCGTTGCACTAATGACCCCTTTCGTATTCAACTGGGGTAAGCGCAATAATGTATCCCCTTCCAAACTCCTTATTCCTCTGTCTTACGCCACTATTATGGGAGGAATGCTTACAATTATTGGTACCTCTACTACTCTTGTTCTGAATGGTTTTATGATGGATTTTGGTATCAACTCCCTAAACGCGCTTGACCTGCTTCTCATTGGGGGGGCGGTGTGCTTTACTGGGGTATTGCTTATTAGTTTTATAGGTTACCGCCTTTTGCCTAATAACACAGATATATTGGAGAGCTTTAGCAAAAACAAACGTGAGTACCTGGTAGAAACCATATTAGACGACAACTCACCCTTACAGGGTAAAACGGTAATGGAGGCAGGCTTAAGAAGCCTAAAGGGAGTATATCTTGTTGAGATTATTCGTAAAGGAAAAACTCTCTCCCCGGTTGAGCCTTCGGAAAAGATTGAGAAAAATGATGTGCTCATCTTTGCCGGAGATACTGATAATATAGTAGAACTGCTGAATAACGAAAGAGGGCTGGCACTACCAAAACCTGCTGATACTCGTAACGAAGATAAAGTGAACGTAGTAGAAGCCGTAGTGGGAACCAATTCCAGTTTAGTGGGACGTACACCCAAGCAAGTGGAGTTTAGGAAACGCTATGATGCAGCTATTGTAGCAATACATAGAAATGGAGAGCGACTGAGTGGTAAAATAGGGGATATACATCTTAGTCAGGGGGATTTACTGCTTCTGTATTCTGGTAAGAATTTTAAAGACAAGGCTGATCTATATAGAGACCTCTTTATTATATCTCAGCTCAAAGAGTTTTTGAGGCCAAACAGGAGAAAGGTTACTTCTTTTCTGATTGTGGCGCTAAGTGCTATAGCTATGGTAGTTTTTGGCTACTTTACCTTATTTGTTTCGCTACTAATCATATTTGCTATCATGATTACCCTTAAGATGATTTCTATTCGGGATATCAAAAATGAAATAGACCTAAATATGATATCTATACTGGTATTTTCCCTTGCTTTGGGCCAGGCGATTATTAAAACGGGTAGTGGCGATTTGCTTGCGCAGGGTATCCTGGATCTTACTCAAAACCTGGGGACTATCGGTGTGCTTAGCACGCTATTGGTAATTACTACCATTCTTACGTCTTTTATTACTAATGTGGGAGCCGTTTCTATTATGTTCCCTTTAGCTTATGCTGTAAGTAATAATCTAGGAATAGAAGGCATGCCCTTTTACCTTGGTATTGCCTATGCGGCTTCCGCTGCCTTTATTACCCCTATTGGCTATCAGACAAACCTGATTGTTTACGGACCCGGTGGTTATACCTTTCGCGACTTTATGAAGATAGGCTTACCAGTCACTATTGTTTATTTGCTTACAGTACTCTTTATGATCAGGATGATTTATCCTGATATATTTTAG
- a CDS encoding TlpA disulfide reductase family protein, whose protein sequence is MSKFTHPMYHIFLTYISIFALLFSACNSPQTGSETPVLEEGIWRAELNVQGQMLPFTFELSQTDSSNYSVQLINGEERLLIDEVELEGDSLTIPMNFFDTQISAVVKKGKLEGHFIKNYAEDYRLPFSAQQGENYRFAKEDTENYQDFGGKWEVQFADDSIISVGIFKQNGSRVQGSFLTATGDYRFLEGNVEGSTMKLSAFDGEHAFLFEARMQEDNSLKGDFWSGKSYHTEWTAKPNAEAELPDANKLTYLKEGYDQLSFSFPDLEGKSVSLSDEKYQNKVVIVQLFGTWCPNCMDETKFLADWYRQHQEEPVVIIGLAYEQKDDFDYASSRVKKMIEKLDVGYDFLIAGTSDKEEAAKTLPMLNRVMSFPTTIFIDKKGEVRNIHTGFSGPGTGVYYERFVEDFNILMDKLLKEETDA, encoded by the coding sequence ATGAGCAAATTTACCCACCCAATGTATCATATTTTTCTTACATATATAAGCATATTCGCACTCCTTTTTTCAGCTTGCAACAGCCCTCAGACCGGCTCAGAAACTCCGGTTCTGGAGGAAGGAATCTGGCGTGCGGAGCTTAATGTACAAGGTCAAATGCTTCCATTTACTTTTGAGTTGAGCCAGACCGACAGTAGCAACTACAGTGTACAGCTGATCAATGGTGAAGAACGACTCTTGATTGATGAAGTAGAACTGGAAGGCGATTCATTGACTATACCTATGAATTTTTTTGATACGCAGATTAGCGCGGTGGTAAAAAAGGGAAAACTTGAGGGCCACTTTATTAAAAACTACGCTGAAGACTATCGCCTCCCTTTTAGTGCGCAGCAGGGGGAAAATTATCGCTTTGCTAAAGAAGACACAGAAAATTATCAGGATTTTGGAGGAAAGTGGGAAGTGCAGTTCGCAGATGATTCTATCATCTCCGTAGGCATATTTAAGCAGAACGGCAGCCGGGTGCAGGGCTCATTCCTTACTGCCACAGGCGACTATCGTTTTCTGGAGGGAAATGTAGAAGGAAGCACCATGAAACTTAGTGCTTTTGATGGTGAACATGCTTTTCTTTTTGAAGCTCGCATGCAGGAAGATAATAGCCTGAAGGGCGACTTTTGGTCTGGGAAAAGCTACCACACAGAATGGACAGCCAAACCTAATGCCGAGGCTGAGCTACCTGATGCCAATAAACTAACTTATTTGAAAGAGGGCTACGACCAGCTAAGCTTTAGCTTTCCTGATCTGGAAGGCAAAAGTGTTTCGCTAAGCGATGAAAAGTATCAGAACAAAGTAGTGATTGTACAGCTCTTTGGTACCTGGTGCCCCAACTGTATGGACGAGACTAAATTTTTAGCTGATTGGTATCGTCAACATCAGGAGGAGCCTGTAGTGATAATAGGACTAGCTTACGAGCAAAAAGACGATTTTGACTATGCCAGTAGCCGGGTAAAAAAAATGATTGAAAAGCTAGATGTGGGTTACGATTTTCTGATCGCAGGCACCTCTGACAAAGAGGAAGCCGCGAAAACACTACCCATGCTCAATCGCGTCATGTCTTTTCCTACGACAATCTTTATTGATAAAAAAGGAGAGGTTAGAAATATACATACCGGCTTTAGTGGGCCAGGTACGGGCGTTTACTACGAGCGCTTTGTAGAAGATTTTAATATCCTAATGGATAAGCTACTCAAAGAGGAGACTGATGCCTAG
- a CDS encoding PP2C family protein-serine/threonine phosphatase: MDVNTLLRTQYELKELELNSLLEVTQAINNNLSEDSLYKIFNFTLRANLNIQKLALYVLIEEEEAPDHWECKTNFGTEVSFTNIMLNEHFLPISQITKVEELKDPGFFDEFDIVIPVSHKNRMLSLVFLGGLQKEIEGQSAEIGTTFIQALSNIIIVAIENKKLARRQLAQEAIRKEMEIARQVQQFLFPKELPQQKGLQVEASYMPHHSVGGDYYDFIKLTDQHLLFCIADVSGKGMPAAILMSNFQAALRTIVRQTMNLNEIISELNYQVMQSANGENFITFFVAIYDQEEKVIRYVNAGHTPPLMIDAQKQAHLMDKGTVMLGSFHPLPFLNEGRVEGVDNFMLFAYTDGLTEAFNAQEEEFGIQRLQEFLIRYSDHDLRDIHKLLFKELEEFSGGSEYHDDITFLSVMVNTQHNQKILLD; this comes from the coding sequence ATGGACGTAAACACACTACTCAGGACACAATATGAGCTCAAGGAGCTAGAACTGAACTCGCTGCTGGAGGTAACACAGGCAATCAACAATAATTTGTCAGAAGATTCTCTTTACAAAATCTTCAACTTTACCCTGCGTGCTAACCTTAATATTCAAAAGCTTGCATTATATGTATTAATTGAGGAAGAGGAAGCCCCTGACCACTGGGAGTGTAAAACTAACTTTGGAACAGAAGTCAGCTTTACCAACATTATGCTTAATGAGCACTTCTTGCCTATCAGCCAGATTACAAAGGTAGAAGAGCTGAAAGATCCCGGCTTTTTTGATGAGTTTGACATCGTGATTCCAGTTTCACATAAAAACCGTATGCTTTCGCTGGTCTTTTTAGGGGGGCTACAAAAAGAAATAGAAGGGCAGTCGGCTGAAATTGGCACTACCTTTATACAAGCCTTAAGCAATATTATTATAGTAGCTATTGAGAACAAGAAGCTAGCCCGTCGCCAGCTTGCTCAGGAAGCTATCCGTAAAGAGATGGAGATTGCCCGCCAGGTGCAGCAGTTTCTTTTTCCTAAAGAACTACCTCAGCAAAAAGGATTGCAGGTAGAGGCTAGCTATATGCCGCACCACTCTGTCGGTGGCGACTATTACGATTTCATTAAGCTCACCGACCAGCACCTGCTTTTCTGTATTGCCGATGTATCTGGTAAGGGTATGCCTGCGGCGATTCTAATGTCAAACTTTCAGGCGGCACTCCGCACCATTGTACGACAAACCATGAACCTGAACGAAATTATTTCTGAGCTTAACTACCAGGTGATGCAGAGTGCCAATGGCGAAAACTTTATCACATTCTTTGTAGCCATTTACGATCAGGAAGAGAAAGTGATCCGCTACGTTAATGCCGGGCATACCCCTCCTCTTATGATTGACGCGCAAAAGCAAGCTCACCTGATGGATAAAGGCACAGTGATGCTGGGCAGCTTTCATCCGCTCCCATTCCTGAACGAAGGTCGGGTAGAGGGGGTAGATAACTTTATGCTCTTTGCATATACCGATGGGCTAACTGAAGCTTTTAACGCTCAGGAAGAGGAATTTGGCATACAACGCCTGCAGGAGTTTTTGATACGCTACTCTGATCATGACCTGCGGGATATTCATAAGCTTCTTTTTAAAGAACTGGAAGAGTTTAGCGGAGGGAGCGAGTACCACGACGATATTACATTTTTGTCGGTGATGGTAAACACTCAGCATAACCAAAAAATATTACTGGACTAG